From a region of the Sporosarcina ureilytica genome:
- a CDS encoding ribonuclease J encodes MTKIKNECIRIIPLGGVGEVGKAMYVVEIDDEMFIVDSGLMFPESEMLGIDIVIPDLTYVEENKERVKGIFLTHGHEDAIGSLAYLLQVVQAPVYGSKLTLALAKEHLKDMPAPYPIRFFEVTNRSRMNFNRTHVTFFNTTHSIPDSLGIVFNTSEGAIVHTGEFKFDQSAKGKYRPDIGKMANLGEKGVFILMSDSSEAERPGYTTSESVIETHLSKTFHEAKGRILVALYASNFIRIQQVFDKAFESGKKVAVVGKSLESYFEVGMNLGYLTIEDDVVIPVQELDKYENDEVVIIVTGNKGEPLDALEKIVRNHHKDIKINDTDTVLITFTPSPGMEVSMYETMNQLSKKGARVLTSSRKVHVSGHGSQEDLKLMLNLMQPKYFIPIQGEYRMLIAHSKLAQQTGIKKTSIFIADKGDIVEYKNNKMRMSGRVQAGNVLIDGIGVGDVGNIVLRDRKLLSQDGIFTVVITLNRKQKRIAAGPEIVSRGFVYVRESEELLEEARKLVRKIVDKHVTKKSFEWTGIKTEIRDTLSSYLYQQTKRRPMIIPIIMEY; translated from the coding sequence TTGACAAAAATAAAAAACGAATGTATTAGAATCATTCCCCTCGGAGGGGTAGGGGAAGTTGGAAAAGCGATGTATGTCGTAGAAATTGACGATGAAATGTTTATCGTAGATTCGGGGCTTATGTTTCCGGAAAGTGAAATGCTAGGAATCGACATTGTCATACCTGACCTTACATACGTTGAAGAAAATAAGGAACGTGTAAAAGGAATATTTTTAACGCACGGACATGAGGATGCGATTGGCTCACTAGCGTATTTATTACAAGTTGTACAAGCACCTGTTTATGGTTCGAAATTAACGTTAGCGTTAGCAAAAGAGCATTTGAAAGATATGCCTGCGCCGTATCCGATTCGATTTTTTGAAGTGACGAATAGAAGCCGCATGAATTTTAATCGTACACATGTGACTTTTTTCAATACGACGCACAGCATTCCAGATTCTCTTGGTATTGTGTTCAATACGAGTGAGGGTGCGATTGTTCATACAGGCGAGTTTAAATTTGACCAATCCGCAAAAGGAAAATATCGTCCTGACATTGGTAAAATGGCAAACTTAGGGGAGAAAGGCGTCTTTATTTTAATGTCTGATTCCTCAGAAGCTGAGCGTCCTGGCTACACAACTTCTGAATCAGTCATTGAAACACATCTCTCTAAGACATTTCATGAAGCAAAAGGACGTATTCTTGTTGCACTTTATGCTTCTAACTTTATTCGAATTCAGCAAGTATTCGATAAAGCGTTTGAATCAGGGAAAAAAGTTGCTGTTGTAGGAAAGAGTCTTGAAAGCTATTTCGAAGTTGGCATGAACCTTGGGTATTTAACAATTGAAGATGATGTCGTTATTCCGGTACAAGAGCTAGATAAGTATGAAAACGATGAGGTTGTCATAATCGTCACGGGGAATAAAGGTGAACCATTAGATGCCCTGGAAAAAATTGTGCGCAACCATCACAAAGATATTAAAATTAACGACACTGATACAGTGCTCATTACATTTACACCGTCTCCGGGAATGGAAGTATCCATGTATGAGACGATGAATCAACTTTCTAAAAAAGGTGCAAGGGTTTTAACTTCAAGTAGAAAAGTGCATGTCTCCGGACACGGAAGTCAAGAAGACCTGAAATTAATGTTAAATTTAATGCAGCCTAAATATTTTATCCCAATCCAAGGGGAGTATCGTATGTTGATTGCGCATTCAAAACTTGCGCAACAAACAGGTATTAAAAAGACTAGTATTTTCATCGCAGATAAAGGCGATATTGTAGAGTATAAAAATAATAAAATGCGCATGAGTGGCCGCGTCCAAGCTGGGAATGTCCTAATAGATGGAATCGGAGTTGGAGATGTAGGAAATATTGTTTTACGGGATCGAAAACTTTTGTCACAAGATGGAATTTTCACGGTTGTCATTACACTGAATCGTAAACAAAAGCGAATTGCAGCAGGTCCTGAGATAGTGTCTCGAGGATTTGTCTATGTTCGTGAATCGGAAGAATTGTTAGAAGAAGCGAGAAAGCTTGTTCGAAAAATAGTTGACAAACATGTGACTAAGAAGTCGTTTGAGTGGACAGGGATAAAGACAGAGATTCGTGATACATTAAGTTCTTACTTGTACCAACAGACGAAAAGAAGACCGATGATCATTCCTATTATTATGGAATATTAA
- the dapA gene encoding 4-hydroxy-tetrahydrodipicolinate synthase, which yields MELGRISTAMVTPFSQTGDIDFEKTAQLIEHLIENSSDSLVVCGTTGESPTLTRKEMEELLTFTVKRVNGRIPIIAGTGSNSTAGSIGATKLAEKCGVDGIMLVTPYYNKPDQKGLFAHFSTIANETELPILLYNIPGRSVINMLPATTIALSKIKNIRAIKEASGDLAQMAAIISGTDDEFKVYSGDDALALPLLAIGGDGVVSVSSHIVGNEMQKMIAAHLEGRTAVAATMHRTLLPLFNALFTAPNPVPIKYALKVFGVDVGEVRLPLVGLEDENDVNQAIKNFQSSKRIFI from the coding sequence ATGGAACTCGGACGAATATCAACGGCGATGGTCACCCCTTTTTCACAAACAGGAGACATTGATTTTGAAAAAACTGCTCAGTTAATTGAACACCTTATAGAGAATAGCTCGGACTCATTAGTTGTTTGTGGAACGACTGGCGAATCTCCTACTTTAACAAGAAAAGAAATGGAAGAGCTGCTCACGTTTACTGTGAAAAGAGTGAATGGTAGAATTCCGATTATAGCGGGGACAGGAAGCAATTCGACGGCTGGCTCTATAGGAGCGACAAAGCTCGCTGAAAAGTGCGGAGTGGATGGAATTATGCTTGTGACACCTTACTATAACAAGCCGGACCAAAAAGGTTTGTTCGCACATTTTTCGACCATTGCCAATGAGACCGAGTTGCCAATCCTTTTATATAATATTCCGGGACGTTCAGTCATTAATATGCTGCCGGCAACGACCATTGCGTTATCGAAAATAAAAAACATTCGTGCGATCAAGGAAGCGAGTGGGGATCTGGCGCAAATGGCTGCAATTATTAGTGGTACTGACGATGAATTTAAGGTCTACAGCGGTGATGATGCATTGGCATTGCCATTGCTTGCAATTGGTGGAGATGGGGTTGTTTCTGTTTCTTCTCATATTGTAGGGAATGAAATGCAGAAAATGATTGCCGCACATTTGGAAGGACGTACGGCTGTGGCGGCAACAATGCACCGCACCCTTTTGCCATTATTTAATGCATTATTTACAGCGCCGAATCCAGTACCTATTAAATATGCGCTTAAAGTGTTTGGGGTAGATGTAGGTGAAGTGAGACTACCGTTAGTAGGATTAGAAGATGAAAACGATGTGAATCAAGCTATTAAGAACTTTCAAAGTTCGAAACGGATTTTTATTTAA
- a CDS encoding aspartate-semialdehyde dehydrogenase: MGKVNVAIVGATGAVGTKILEKLLERNFPSSSIKLLASKRSAGNEVEVGGMQFVVEETVPEAFDGVDIAFFSAGGKISEMFAQEAVKRGAVVIDNTSAFRMVEDIPLVVPEVNLDALRQHNGIIANPNCSTIQMVAALEPIREKFGLKRIVVSTYQAVSGAGAEAIDELHAQSDQLEGRAEIEGKLLPSAAGKKHYPIAFNAIPQIDAFDASGYTLEELKMMNETKKIFNMPKLQVSATCVRLPIVTGHSESLYIEVDQENVTVEEIRDVLSHAKGIVLQDDVDTQTYPMPLFAEGKDDVFVGRIRKDPDVSTGFHLWVVSDNLLKGAALNSVQIAESLVEIKTSI; the protein is encoded by the coding sequence ATGGGTAAAGTGAATGTAGCGATTGTTGGTGCAACAGGAGCGGTTGGGACAAAAATATTAGAAAAATTACTTGAAAGAAATTTTCCTTCAAGTTCAATAAAGTTGCTTGCTTCAAAAAGATCGGCAGGAAATGAAGTAGAAGTAGGCGGAATGCAATTTGTTGTTGAAGAAACTGTTCCAGAAGCATTTGATGGAGTAGATATTGCATTTTTTAGTGCAGGCGGTAAAATTTCTGAAATGTTTGCACAGGAAGCAGTAAAACGCGGAGCAGTCGTAATAGATAATACGAGCGCTTTTCGGATGGTTGAGGATATTCCACTTGTCGTACCAGAAGTGAATTTAGATGCACTTCGTCAACATAACGGAATTATTGCCAATCCAAACTGTTCTACGATTCAAATGGTCGCAGCATTGGAGCCAATTCGAGAAAAGTTTGGTTTGAAACGAATTGTCGTGTCAACGTATCAAGCTGTTTCAGGAGCAGGTGCAGAAGCGATTGATGAGTTACATGCGCAATCTGACCAACTGGAAGGTCGTGCAGAAATTGAAGGGAAATTATTACCCTCAGCTGCAGGGAAAAAACATTATCCAATCGCATTTAATGCAATTCCACAAATTGACGCTTTTGACGCTTCAGGATATACACTTGAAGAACTGAAAATGATGAACGAGACGAAAAAGATATTCAATATGCCGAAGTTGCAAGTTTCTGCAACGTGCGTACGTCTCCCTATCGTAACTGGGCACTCAGAATCTTTATATATAGAAGTAGATCAAGAAAATGTAACAGTTGAAGAAATACGAGATGTCCTTAGTCATGCGAAAGGTATTGTTTTGCAAGACGATGTAGATACTCAAACATATCCGATGCCTTTATTTGCGGAAGGAAAAGACGATGTGTTTGTAGGTCGTATTCGAAAAGATCCAGATGTTTCTACTGGCTTCCATTTATGGGTTGTGTCGGATAATTTATTGAAAGGGGCCGCTTTAAACTCTGTTCAAATAGCGGAAAGCCTTGTTGAGATAAAAACATCTATATGA
- a CDS encoding dipicolinate synthase subunit B has protein sequence MLQGKRIGLGITASHCTYEEVIPMIDSLKDAGATVVPVITHSVLTAATRFGTGEEWIERIEKATGEKVISTIVGAEPFGPSTPVDCMIIAPITGNSLSKFANAATDSPVLMAAKATLRNGSPVLLGISTNDALGLNGPNIMKLLNMKNVFFIPFGQDDPFKKPNSLISDFTRMVPAAEAAIRKEQLQPLLIIHEEK, from the coding sequence ATGTTACAAGGAAAGCGGATTGGCCTTGGAATAACCGCCTCACATTGTACGTATGAAGAAGTGATTCCCATGATAGATTCTTTAAAAGATGCAGGTGCGACGGTAGTTCCGGTCATTACACATTCAGTTCTTACTGCTGCTACTAGATTTGGAACCGGAGAGGAATGGATTGAAAGGATTGAAAAGGCAACTGGCGAAAAGGTCATCTCGACCATTGTAGGTGCTGAACCTTTTGGACCAAGTACGCCCGTAGATTGTATGATTATTGCCCCGATTACAGGAAATTCCCTTAGTAAATTTGCAAATGCTGCAACAGATTCACCAGTGTTAATGGCGGCGAAAGCCACATTACGAAATGGTAGTCCTGTCTTATTAGGAATTTCCACGAATGACGCACTCGGGTTAAATGGGCCGAATATTATGAAACTCCTTAATATGAAAAATGTCTTCTTTATTCCATTTGGTCAAGATGACCCATTCAAAAAACCAAACTCCCTTATCTCTGATTTTACCCGCATGGTACCAGCCGCAGAAGCCGCTATTAGAAAAGAGCAATTACAGCCACTATTAATAATTCACGAAGAAAAGTGA